One window of Corynebacterium sp. P3-F1 genomic DNA carries:
- a CDS encoding glycerate kinase has protein sequence MVNYRPTSTPSSQEDEGAGLPANFDADAETLRVVVAPDSFKGSATSQQAAEWIAEGIQSVIVDCDINHIPMADGGEGTAALFSGETITLPTTDAAGRLTEASYTFNAAEQTAYIDVSAASGLPAVKDNPVPLTGDTYGTGVLIADAQTRGSRRIVLGLGGSATIDGGTGVLVALGANPLDSDGHPLRHGGGALGDLDHFDTAKVNIPAASVEWVLLADSEFPATGPNGAAHVFGPQKGASLEEINKVDAALAHLCEVTGVDPEQPGYGAAGAIAVGITWLSELMHGNTEHVHVVSGARTVASAQGLKETIANAHFVVTGEGKYDGQSTAGKVVSVVTELAEGTDAIVAVLAGEFDTEVPEGVLAVDIGEQTDDVRAQLMRAGAQAAVDYLNTSTAQG, from the coding sequence ATGGTGAACTACAGACCGACTTCTACCCCATCATCGCAGGAGGATGAGGGCGCGGGCTTACCAGCAAATTTCGATGCCGACGCGGAAACGCTCCGTGTCGTTGTGGCGCCGGATTCTTTCAAAGGATCCGCGACGTCGCAACAGGCGGCGGAGTGGATCGCGGAGGGTATTCAATCCGTCATTGTAGATTGTGACATTAATCACATACCCATGGCTGATGGGGGCGAGGGAACAGCAGCACTGTTTAGTGGTGAGACCATCACACTGCCCACGACCGACGCTGCGGGCCGTCTGACGGAGGCAAGCTACACCTTCAACGCGGCCGAACAGACTGCCTACATCGATGTGTCCGCGGCCTCAGGCCTGCCGGCTGTCAAAGACAATCCGGTGCCGCTAACCGGCGACACCTACGGCACCGGTGTGCTCATCGCGGACGCGCAAACCCGCGGCTCCCGCCGCATCGTGCTCGGCCTTGGCGGATCTGCGACAATCGACGGCGGAACGGGCGTCCTCGTCGCCCTAGGCGCGAACCCGCTCGACTCCGACGGCCACCCGCTGCGCCACGGCGGAGGAGCCTTGGGCGATCTCGACCATTTCGACACCGCGAAGGTGAATATCCCGGCCGCGTCCGTCGAGTGGGTTCTCCTCGCGGATTCCGAGTTCCCCGCCACAGGTCCTAACGGGGCGGCCCACGTCTTCGGCCCGCAGAAAGGCGCAAGCTTGGAAGAGATAAACAAGGTTGATGCCGCGCTCGCCCACCTGTGTGAGGTGACGGGCGTAGACCCGGAGCAGCCCGGTTACGGTGCCGCCGGGGCCATTGCGGTGGGCATCACCTGGTTGTCCGAGCTGATGCACGGCAACACCGAGCACGTTCACGTTGTTTCGGGCGCACGCACCGTCGCTTCCGCACAGGGCCTCAAAGAGACGATCGCTAATGCCCACTTCGTTGTCACTGGCGAAGGGAAATACGACGGCCAGTCCACCGCGGGCAAGGTGGTGTCTGTGGTGACTGAGCTGGCAGAAGGAACCGATGCCATCGTCGCCGTCCTCGCCGGCGAATTTGATACCGAGGTGCCCGAAGGAGTGCTCGCCGTCGACATCGGGGAGCAGACTGACGATGTCCGCGCGCAGTTGATGCGCGCCGGCGCGCAGGCGGCGGTGGACTACCTCAACACTTCCACGGCCCAGGGGTAG
- a CDS encoding DivIVA domain-containing protein, whose product MYRVFEALDELVNTVEQAYGVPMTSNCMVPRNEVLALLDDIRNAFPVEIDDAQDVLDKQDEILRGAEDRADAIIGDAEGEAQRLVTEAHDESESMLSDAQQRSTLMVSNAEEDANNTVNRAREEADEMVERARREAERLVADGNESYDRSVAEGLQEQQRLVSEAEVTRRADEEAHRIVESAHAESSRLRGECDEYVDGKLAEFEETLTSVLRTVTSDRSALRHGAGASGHYDRGAREVRGDREMRDLRGGYSRGN is encoded by the coding sequence ATGTACCGCGTATTTGAAGCTCTCGATGAACTGGTCAACACCGTCGAACAGGCCTACGGCGTTCCGATGACGTCGAACTGCATGGTTCCTCGCAATGAAGTGCTCGCGCTTCTCGACGATATCCGCAACGCTTTCCCCGTCGAGATCGACGATGCGCAAGACGTCCTAGACAAACAGGATGAAATCCTGCGCGGCGCCGAGGACCGCGCCGACGCCATTATCGGCGACGCGGAAGGCGAGGCCCAGCGACTGGTCACCGAGGCGCACGACGAGTCCGAATCGATGTTGAGCGATGCTCAGCAGCGTTCAACCCTCATGGTGTCTAACGCCGAAGAGGATGCGAACAATACCGTCAACCGTGCCCGTGAAGAAGCAGATGAGATGGTGGAGCGCGCACGCCGCGAGGCTGAGCGTCTCGTCGCCGACGGCAACGAGTCTTACGACCGTTCTGTCGCCGAGGGCCTGCAGGAGCAGCAGCGCCTGGTGTCCGAGGCTGAGGTCACCAGACGTGCCGACGAGGAGGCGCACCGCATCGTCGAGTCGGCGCACGCCGAGTCCAGCCGCCTGCGTGGTGAATGCGACGAGTACGTCGACGGCAAGCTTGCCGAGTTCGAGGAGACGCTCACCAGTGTGCTTCGCACCGTCACCTCGGACCGTTCCGCACTGCGCCACGGGGCAGGCGCGTCGGGCCACTACGACCGGGGTGCCAGGGAGGTCCGCGGGGACCGCGAGATGCGCGACCTGCGCGGTGGCTACTCTCGCGGCAACTAA
- the gdhA gene encoding NADP-specific glutamate dehydrogenase: MTSSENQLSEYYSKLLKRNAGEPEFHQAVAEVLDSLKIVLQKDPHYNDYGLIERLCEPERQIIFRVPWVADNGDVRVNRGFRVQFNSALGPYKGGLRFHPSVNLSIIKFLGFEQIFKNSLTGLPIGGGKGGSDFDPKGKSEAEIMRFCQSFMTELYRHIGEYRDVPAGDIGVGGREIGFLFGQYRRLANEHESGVLTGKGLTWGGSLVRTEATGYGVVYITAEAMKHNNESLSGAKVIVSGSGNVAIYAIEKAQELGATVIGFSDSSGWVETPNGVDVELLKEIKEVRRGRVSEYAGEIEDATFHDDGSIWDLKADVALPCATQNELDGDHAQKLVDNGVKYVAEGANMPSTAEAIETFRANKIHFLPGKAANAGGVATSALEMQQNASRDSWNFEYTDTRLKHIMENIFRNASATAAEYGHEGDYVVGANIAGFKKVADAMLAQGVI, encoded by the coding sequence ATGACATCAAGCGAGAATCAACTTTCGGAGTACTACAGCAAACTCCTCAAGCGCAATGCGGGGGAGCCGGAGTTCCACCAGGCAGTCGCTGAGGTGCTGGACTCGCTGAAAATTGTCCTGCAGAAGGATCCCCACTACAACGATTATGGTCTGATCGAGCGTCTCTGCGAGCCGGAGCGCCAGATCATCTTCCGCGTCCCGTGGGTCGCGGACAACGGCGATGTCCGCGTCAACCGCGGCTTCCGCGTCCAGTTTAACTCGGCACTCGGCCCCTACAAGGGCGGTCTGCGTTTCCACCCGAGCGTGAACCTCTCCATTATCAAGTTCCTTGGTTTCGAGCAGATCTTCAAGAACTCCCTGACCGGCCTGCCCATCGGCGGCGGCAAGGGCGGCTCCGACTTCGACCCGAAGGGCAAGTCCGAAGCTGAGATCATGCGCTTCTGCCAGTCGTTTATGACTGAGCTTTACCGCCACATCGGCGAGTACCGCGACGTGCCCGCCGGCGACATCGGCGTCGGCGGCCGTGAGATCGGTTTCCTCTTCGGCCAGTACCGTCGCCTGGCCAACGAGCATGAGTCCGGTGTGCTCACCGGCAAGGGCCTGACGTGGGGCGGATCACTCGTGCGCACCGAGGCAACCGGTTACGGCGTCGTGTACATCACCGCCGAGGCGATGAAGCACAACAACGAGAGCCTGTCCGGCGCCAAGGTGATCGTCTCCGGTTCCGGTAACGTTGCCATCTACGCAATTGAGAAGGCCCAGGAACTCGGCGCCACCGTCATCGGTTTCTCCGACTCCTCCGGCTGGGTTGAGACCCCCAACGGTGTCGACGTCGAGCTGCTCAAGGAGATCAAGGAAGTCCGCCGCGGCCGCGTCAGCGAATACGCTGGCGAGATCGAGGACGCGACCTTCCACGACGACGGCTCCATCTGGGACCTGAAGGCCGATGTTGCCCTGCCTTGCGCTACCCAGAACGAGCTGGACGGCGACCACGCCCAAAAGCTCGTGGACAACGGGGTCAAGTACGTGGCCGAGGGCGCGAACATGCCGTCGACCGCCGAGGCGATCGAGACCTTCCGCGCGAACAAGATTCACTTCCTGCCTGGCAAGGCCGCCAACGCCGGTGGTGTGGCAACCTCAGCGCTGGAGATGCAGCAGAACGCTTCGCGCGACTCCTGGAACTTCGAGTACACGGATACCCGCCTGAAGCACATCATGGAGAACATCTTCCGAAACGCGTCGGCCACGGCAGCCGAATACGGCCACGAGGGCGACTATGTCGTGGGTGCGAACATCGCCGGTTTCAAGAAGGTCGCCGACGCTATGCTTGCCCAAGGCGTCATCTAG
- a CDS encoding amidohydrolase — MPAHADPSEIKEILRNYTVDPAWQRELYEHLHAHPELSLQEKNTHERILKELERFDCQIISPIGGYGIVAVFHSGQAVNGTAGPTVLFRADIDGLPVTETTGAPYASRDTATRDDGSVTGLMHACGHDMHVTALLGLCDIMDNNRDHWSGTFVALFQPGEELGRGATDMITDHLTDRIPRPDICLGQHVMPGRAGQVQTKPGPQFAACDSIRIRIPGRGAHGSMPHAAVDPTYTAAHIVLRLQGIVGREVNPRDFAVVSVGQIKAGTTNNIIPDHAELVLNCRFYNDAVKNKVYEAIQRIVIAECEASGIKEEPYFEYFAHGELLDNDRGAFMTVRSTFDEVFGPDSVDAEPSTVSEDFANIPLAFGVPYIFWLIGSTPRTVWDKAVAEDRVVTDVPVNHMPTFLPEYEPTVYAATNAAAAAVLTYLATPHDRRP, encoded by the coding sequence ATGCCCGCACACGCCGACCCAAGCGAGATCAAAGAGATTCTGCGGAATTACACGGTGGATCCCGCGTGGCAGCGCGAGCTGTACGAGCACCTCCACGCCCACCCAGAGCTGTCCCTGCAGGAGAAGAACACCCACGAGCGCATCCTGAAGGAGCTCGAGAGGTTCGACTGCCAGATCATTTCGCCGATCGGCGGATACGGCATCGTCGCAGTGTTCCACAGCGGGCAAGCAGTCAACGGCACCGCGGGGCCGACAGTTCTCTTCCGCGCGGATATCGACGGACTCCCCGTCACAGAGACCACCGGTGCGCCGTACGCATCGCGGGACACAGCAACGCGTGACGACGGCTCCGTCACCGGCCTCATGCACGCCTGCGGCCACGATATGCACGTGACTGCCCTACTGGGTCTGTGCGACATCATGGACAACAACCGGGACCACTGGTCGGGCACTTTTGTGGCTCTCTTCCAGCCGGGTGAGGAGCTCGGTCGCGGTGCCACCGACATGATCACCGACCACCTCACCGACCGGATCCCCCGCCCGGACATTTGCTTAGGCCAGCACGTCATGCCTGGTCGTGCTGGCCAGGTTCAAACAAAACCAGGTCCGCAGTTCGCGGCCTGTGATTCCATCCGCATCCGCATTCCGGGCCGCGGCGCCCACGGGTCCATGCCGCATGCTGCCGTCGACCCGACCTACACCGCAGCGCACATCGTCCTGCGGCTGCAAGGCATTGTCGGCCGCGAAGTGAACCCGCGCGACTTTGCCGTGGTGTCCGTCGGGCAGATCAAGGCAGGCACCACCAACAACATCATTCCGGACCACGCTGAGTTAGTGCTCAACTGCCGCTTCTACAACGACGCAGTGAAGAACAAGGTCTACGAGGCCATCCAGCGCATCGTCATCGCCGAGTGCGAGGCCTCCGGCATCAAAGAGGAACCGTATTTCGAGTACTTCGCCCACGGCGAGCTGCTGGACAACGACCGAGGCGCATTCATGACAGTTCGCTCGACCTTCGACGAGGTCTTCGGCCCGGACTCCGTGGATGCCGAACCGTCGACAGTCTCCGAGGACTTCGCCAACATTCCCCTCGCGTTCGGAGTCCCCTATATCTTCTGGCTCATCGGCTCCACTCCCCGCACCGTGTGGGACAAGGCCGTCGCCGAAGACCGCGTTGTCACCGATGTGCCCGTCAACCACATGCCGACATTCCTGCCGGAATATGAGCCGACGGTTTACGCTGCCACCAATGCCGCGGCGGCAGCAGTGTTGACGTACCTGGCCACGCCCCATGATCGCCGGCCCTAG
- the rnc gene encoding ribonuclease III — MPRAKKNRIPGDQALAEAFAAVDHAPLLEKIGVDIAEENLRLALTHRSFANEHGTLPNNERLEFVGDAVLGLTIANALFERFPSRPESDLSPMRARIVSRYGLADIAREIGLGAHILLGKGEETSGGRDKDSILADTTEAVLGAVFRQHGFNATRDVILRLFGDKIDNAHWIQDWKTELQERVAELGGHPPLYTATAEGPEHEQVFTAQALIDGTSRGTGRGHNKKTAEQNAAREAFFFLKDHPETIALRG; from the coding sequence GTGCCACGCGCTAAGAAGAATAGGATTCCCGGCGACCAAGCTCTGGCTGAAGCATTCGCGGCAGTGGATCACGCTCCGCTGCTTGAGAAGATTGGTGTGGACATCGCCGAGGAGAACCTGCGTCTAGCTCTCACGCACCGCTCGTTCGCGAACGAGCACGGAACGTTGCCGAATAACGAGCGTCTTGAGTTCGTCGGTGATGCTGTGCTCGGCTTGACCATCGCCAACGCACTCTTTGAGCGCTTTCCGTCCCGCCCGGAGTCGGATCTGTCCCCAATGCGCGCGCGGATCGTCTCGCGTTACGGGCTTGCGGACATCGCGCGCGAGATCGGTCTCGGCGCCCACATTCTGCTGGGCAAAGGCGAGGAGACCAGCGGAGGCCGTGACAAAGACTCCATCCTGGCCGACACGACGGAGGCAGTTCTTGGCGCGGTCTTTCGCCAGCACGGCTTCAACGCCACTCGCGACGTCATCTTGCGCTTGTTCGGGGACAAGATCGACAACGCGCACTGGATCCAGGATTGGAAGACCGAGCTACAGGAGCGCGTCGCGGAGCTCGGCGGCCACCCGCCGCTGTACACCGCCACGGCCGAGGGGCCGGAGCACGAGCAGGTCTTCACTGCGCAGGCGCTTATCGACGGAACGTCCCGCGGCACCGGACGCGGCCACAACAAGAAGACGGCGGAGCAGAATGCTGCCCGCGAGGCCTTCTTCTTCCTCAAAGATCACCCAGAGACCATCGCACTGCGGGGGTAG
- a CDS encoding glycogen/starch/alpha-glucan phosphorylase, translating to MNLPAHPPAFIDTVGGHVRSVSGSAPDTSSRKKFWTGLSLAAIEQFADKWDATREAYAATRQQAYFSAEFLMGRALLNNLTNLGLVDDAIKAAEENGQDFLNVLEAEHDAALGNGGLGRLAACFLDSAAAQDYPVTGYGLLYRYGLFRQEIVDGFQKEHPDAWKESFYPFVVRRGTQQRIVKFDDMHVRAIPFDMPITGYGTDNVGTLRLWDASPMTEFDYDAFNSQRFSDAILEREAVHDLTRVLYPNDTTYDGKVLRVRQQYFFVSASLQEMVDNYIAHHGEDLRGFADYNSVQLNDTHPVLGIPELMRLLLDEHGMSWEDAWDVTTKTFAYTNHTVLQEALETWDVSIFQKLFGRIWEIVVEIDRRYREDMAGRGLEPDTIHHYSPIHDGKVHMAWIACYSSYSVNGVAAIHTEIIKRDTLGFWHDLYPERFNNKTNGVTPRRWLRMSNPRLSELLDRLVGSDEWVTDMDKLKELRHFADDDAVMEELREIKAANKRDFADWVRVHEHVDIDPESVYDTQIKRLHEYKRQLLNALYILDLHFRIKDGERGIPKRTFIFGAKAAPGYDRAKAIIKLINAIGDVVNNDPETSQYLRVVFVENYNVSPAEHIIPATDVSEQISTAGKEASGTSNMKFMMNGALTLGTMDGANVEIVDSVGEENAYIFGAREEELPELKKNYNPSELYESNPAIKRALDALIDGTLDDNHTGMFSDLRDSLLVDGGWNTPDPYYVLGDFESYKETRDRMAAEYYEDPLHWARMCWINICESGRFSSDRTIRDYANEVWKIEPTPINKA from the coding sequence ATGAATCTGCCAGCTCACCCACCTGCATTCATCGACACTGTCGGCGGCCATGTCCGCTCGGTTTCGGGCTCGGCCCCCGACACGTCCAGCCGAAAGAAATTCTGGACCGGCCTATCCCTCGCGGCCATCGAGCAATTCGCCGACAAGTGGGACGCCACCCGCGAGGCGTACGCGGCGACGCGCCAGCAGGCCTACTTCTCCGCCGAATTCCTCATGGGCCGGGCACTGCTGAACAACCTGACCAACCTGGGGCTCGTCGACGACGCGATCAAGGCTGCAGAGGAGAATGGCCAGGATTTCCTCAACGTTCTCGAGGCTGAGCACGACGCGGCACTCGGCAACGGCGGCTTGGGGCGTCTCGCCGCGTGCTTCCTCGACTCCGCTGCGGCTCAGGACTACCCGGTCACCGGTTACGGCCTGCTCTACCGCTACGGCTTGTTCCGCCAGGAGATCGTGGACGGTTTCCAGAAAGAACACCCGGACGCGTGGAAGGAGAGCTTCTACCCGTTCGTCGTCCGCCGTGGGACCCAGCAGCGCATCGTCAAATTCGACGACATGCACGTTCGCGCCATCCCCTTCGACATGCCGATCACCGGCTACGGCACCGACAATGTCGGAACACTGCGTCTGTGGGACGCGTCCCCAATGACCGAATTCGACTACGACGCCTTCAACTCCCAGCGCTTCTCCGACGCAATCTTGGAGCGCGAGGCCGTCCACGACCTCACCCGCGTGCTGTACCCGAACGACACCACGTATGACGGCAAGGTGCTGCGCGTGCGGCAGCAGTACTTCTTCGTGTCCGCGTCGCTGCAGGAGATGGTGGACAACTACATCGCGCACCACGGCGAGGACCTGCGCGGCTTCGCCGACTATAACTCCGTGCAGCTCAACGACACCCACCCGGTGCTGGGCATCCCAGAACTCATGCGCCTGCTTCTCGACGAACACGGCATGTCCTGGGAAGACGCCTGGGACGTGACCACCAAGACATTCGCCTACACCAACCACACCGTGCTGCAGGAGGCCCTGGAGACCTGGGATGTGTCGATCTTCCAGAAGCTCTTCGGGCGCATCTGGGAAATCGTGGTGGAGATCGACCGCCGTTACCGTGAAGACATGGCGGGCCGCGGCCTCGAACCCGACACGATCCACCACTATTCCCCGATCCATGACGGCAAGGTCCACATGGCCTGGATTGCCTGCTACAGCTCGTACTCCGTCAACGGCGTGGCCGCGATCCATACCGAGATCATCAAACGCGACACCCTCGGTTTCTGGCACGACCTGTACCCGGAGAGGTTCAACAACAAGACCAACGGTGTCACCCCGCGCCGCTGGCTGCGCATGAGCAATCCGCGCCTATCCGAACTCTTGGACCGCCTCGTGGGCTCCGATGAATGGGTCACCGACATGGACAAGCTCAAGGAGCTGCGCCACTTCGCCGACGACGACGCAGTGATGGAGGAGCTGCGCGAAATCAAGGCGGCGAATAAGCGCGACTTCGCCGACTGGGTGCGCGTCCACGAGCACGTGGACATCGACCCGGAGTCGGTCTACGACACCCAGATTAAGCGCCTGCACGAGTACAAGCGCCAGCTGCTCAACGCCCTCTACATCCTCGACCTGCACTTCCGCATTAAGGACGGCGAGCGGGGCATCCCGAAGCGCACGTTCATCTTCGGTGCGAAGGCGGCGCCGGGCTACGACCGCGCCAAGGCCATCATCAAGCTGATCAACGCGATCGGCGACGTGGTCAATAACGACCCGGAGACATCGCAGTACCTGCGCGTTGTCTTTGTCGAGAATTACAACGTCTCGCCCGCCGAGCACATCATTCCGGCCACGGACGTCTCCGAGCAGATCTCCACTGCGGGCAAGGAGGCATCCGGCACCTCGAACATGAAGTTCATGATGAACGGCGCGCTCACCCTCGGCACGATGGACGGCGCCAACGTCGAGATCGTCGATTCCGTCGGCGAGGAGAACGCGTACATCTTCGGCGCACGGGAAGAGGAGCTTCCGGAGCTGAAAAAGAACTACAACCCGAGCGAGCTCTACGAGTCCAACCCCGCCATCAAGCGCGCACTCGACGCGCTTATCGACGGCACCCTCGACGACAACCACACCGGCATGTTCTCCGACCTGCGCGATTCCCTGCTTGTCGACGGTGGCTGGAACACCCCCGACCCTTACTACGTCCTGGGCGACTTCGAGTCCTACAAGGAGACCCGCGACCGTATGGCCGCTGAGTACTACGAGGACCCGCTGCACTGGGCACGGATGTGCTGGATCAATATCTGCGAGTCGGGCCGCTTCTCCTCCGACCGCACGATCCGCGACTACGCCAATGAGGTTTGGAAGATCGAGCCGACCCCGATCAACAAGGCCTAA
- a CDS encoding DUF4921 family protein, which yields MTHPTLPMSTPLATSRDPLNQMADGTIKQLNPFSGTQVWTVPGRGNRPLSVPKQEPRPLEPGDFTANCNFCVDKQLNTPPEKSRMVNRDGHWEIQRNLLPHQLSHTEAAFRRVPNLFEIVSYDYWAQNYGFTMDESRQNQMERYLADDEGRRHVFNIVRTRLKASGRDDNVSEDELLAHVPAYFGGGHDVIIGRRHYTDGAENSTQLASSGSLSLDEHYAFIAFTIDSMRDLYEHNRYAPYVSVFQNWLAPAGASFEHLHKQLVAIDERGVQADIEIAKLRQNPNMYNEWGINYSSYHNLIIAENDHAIMCAGIGHRYPTISVYSKSPTPEPWLQTEEEVRAMSDLLHAGHAGTGAQVPCNEEWHHKPVDLDVPMPWRINIKWRVSTLAGFEGGTKVYVNTLSPYDIRDRMVSSLYRLREEGSIAGNIRIATECAPPRNTLLYNPALNR from the coding sequence ATGACACATCCGACGCTTCCCATGTCGACTCCCCTGGCAACGTCCCGCGATCCGCTGAACCAGATGGCGGACGGCACCATCAAGCAACTCAATCCGTTCTCCGGCACGCAGGTGTGGACAGTGCCGGGACGCGGCAACCGGCCGCTGTCAGTGCCCAAGCAAGAGCCGCGTCCGCTCGAACCGGGGGATTTCACGGCCAACTGCAATTTCTGCGTCGATAAGCAACTGAACACGCCTCCCGAGAAGTCCCGCATGGTCAACCGCGATGGGCACTGGGAGATCCAACGCAACCTTCTCCCCCACCAGCTAAGTCACACCGAAGCGGCGTTCCGCCGCGTACCCAACCTGTTCGAGATCGTGTCCTACGACTACTGGGCACAAAATTACGGCTTCACCATGGACGAGTCGCGGCAGAACCAGATGGAGCGGTACCTCGCCGACGACGAGGGGCGGCGCCATGTCTTTAACATCGTGCGCACCCGCCTCAAAGCCTCTGGACGGGACGACAACGTCAGCGAAGACGAACTTCTCGCCCACGTCCCGGCGTATTTCGGCGGAGGACACGACGTGATCATCGGCCGGCGCCACTACACCGACGGAGCAGAGAACTCGACCCAGCTGGCGTCCTCCGGCAGCTTGTCCCTCGACGAGCACTACGCATTCATCGCCTTCACAATCGACTCCATGCGCGACCTTTACGAGCACAACCGCTACGCGCCGTACGTCTCGGTCTTCCAGAATTGGCTGGCACCCGCGGGCGCCTCCTTCGAGCACCTGCACAAGCAGCTCGTAGCTATCGACGAGCGCGGCGTCCAGGCCGACATCGAGATAGCCAAGTTGCGGCAGAACCCCAACATGTACAACGAGTGGGGCATCAATTATTCGAGCTACCACAACCTGATCATCGCGGAGAACGACCACGCGATCATGTGCGCCGGGATCGGCCACCGCTACCCCACCATCAGCGTGTACTCGAAGTCCCCCACCCCGGAGCCCTGGCTGCAGACGGAGGAAGAAGTCCGCGCCATGTCCGACCTGCTCCACGCCGGGCACGCCGGAACGGGTGCGCAGGTTCCCTGCAACGAGGAGTGGCACCACAAGCCCGTCGACCTCGATGTTCCTATGCCTTGGCGCATCAACATCAAATGGCGTGTGTCCACCCTCGCCGGTTTCGAGGGCGGGACCAAGGTCTACGTGAACACCCTCTCGCCTTACGACATCCGCGACCGCATGGTCAGCAGCCTGTACCGCCTGCGCGAAGAAGGCTCTATCGCGGGGAACATCCGTATCGCCACCGAATGCGCGCCACCACGCAACACTTTGCTCTACAACCCGGCCCTGAACCGCTAA
- the mutM gene encoding bifunctional DNA-formamidopyrimidine glycosylase/DNA-(apurinic or apyrimidinic site) lyase, producing the protein MPELPEVEVVRRGLDAHVVGSTFGAVEVLHPRVVRGNDVDLAEVLPGLRITGTDRRGKFLWLTLSDYAALLIHLRMSGQMLVSEPGLVDSPHLRIRAQLTGPDGIKELAFVDQRTFGSWQYVPLAEPSSGPSHNRPVPAAIPHIAADPFEPDFDTVAVARRMRTKNVAVKTILLDQSVVSGIGSIYADEAMWAARVKPTRKGRALRQRDAVALLEESRAVMARALEAGGTSFDSLYVNVNGASGYFSRSLNAYGQAGKPCARCGAPIEKTVVNGRSSYFCPVCQTL; encoded by the coding sequence GTGCCTGAACTTCCTGAGGTGGAGGTGGTGCGCCGCGGGCTCGATGCGCACGTCGTCGGTTCGACATTCGGCGCGGTCGAGGTCCTCCACCCGCGTGTTGTCCGCGGTAACGACGTGGATCTTGCTGAGGTCTTGCCGGGGTTGCGCATCACCGGTACTGACCGTCGCGGCAAATTCCTCTGGCTCACGCTTTCCGACTATGCCGCGTTGCTCATCCACCTCCGCATGTCCGGCCAGATGCTCGTGAGCGAGCCGGGGTTAGTGGACAGCCCGCATCTGCGCATCCGAGCGCAGTTGACGGGCCCGGACGGCATCAAGGAATTGGCTTTCGTCGACCAGCGAACCTTCGGCTCGTGGCAGTACGTCCCGCTCGCTGAGCCCAGTTCCGGTCCCAGTCACAACCGCCCCGTCCCCGCAGCCATCCCGCACATCGCTGCGGACCCTTTCGAGCCCGATTTCGACACGGTTGCCGTGGCCCGGAGAATGCGCACGAAGAACGTCGCCGTGAAGACGATCCTGCTGGACCAATCCGTGGTCAGCGGCATCGGTTCGATCTACGCCGACGAGGCGATGTGGGCGGCGAGGGTGAAACCCACCCGCAAAGGCCGAGCGCTGCGCCAGCGCGATGCGGTGGCACTGCTTGAGGAATCCCGTGCTGTGATGGCCCGCGCGCTGGAGGCCGGCGGCACCAGCTTCGATTCCTTGTATGTGAACGTCAACGGTGCCAGCGGCTACTTCTCCCGTTCGCTGAACGCCTACGGCCAGGCTGGCAAACCGTGCGCGCGGTGCGGCGCACCGATCGAGAAAACCGTAGTCAACGGTCGGTCGAGCTATTTCTGCCCGGTGTGCCAAACGCTGTGA
- a CDS encoding DUF177 domain-containing protein: protein MATNPFLVDVSAALHGDGLPVTTTQTGPAPSRIGPEMIAIPEGQEVTVESTVTPLGGGVLVDATVTAQLKGQCVRCLRELTPTETIRVSQVFSGSDDFITGDDQVAEDDGSGDDVPQIVDDTVDLEQSFVDEAGLNLPFNPVCEPACPADSDVPAPDGVSGEANDVVDPRWAGLEKFLSDSSDN from the coding sequence ATGGCTACTAATCCGTTTCTCGTGGATGTCTCCGCCGCCTTGCACGGAGATGGTCTTCCGGTGACCACCACCCAAACCGGCCCGGCACCATCGCGCATCGGCCCAGAGATGATCGCTATTCCGGAAGGCCAGGAGGTCACCGTCGAGTCCACGGTCACTCCGCTTGGCGGAGGAGTGCTGGTGGATGCGACGGTTACTGCCCAGCTGAAAGGGCAGTGCGTGCGCTGTCTGCGCGAGCTGACTCCGACGGAGACGATCAGGGTTTCCCAGGTCTTCTCCGGGTCGGATGATTTCATTACTGGCGACGATCAAGTGGCCGAGGATGACGGTTCGGGCGATGACGTGCCGCAAATCGTCGACGACACCGTGGACTTGGAGCAGTCTTTCGTGGATGAGGCGGGTCTGAATCTTCCGTTCAACCCGGTGTGCGAGCCAGCATGCCCCGCAGATTCCGATGTGCCGGCGCCCGACGGTGTCTCCGGTGAGGCGAACGACGTGGTGGATCCGCGCTGGGCCGGGTTGGAGAAATTCCTGTCCGACAGCTCCGACAACTAG